The proteins below are encoded in one region of Brassica napus cultivar Da-Ae chromosome A6, Da-Ae, whole genome shotgun sequence:
- the LOC106346397 gene encoding cell wall / vacuolar inhibitor of fructosidase 1, translating into MKMVVVMMIMMVMAMVSEANMIEQTCKETPDFNLCVSLLDSDPRGSSADTSGLALILVDKIKGLATKTLKEINTLYKKRPELKQALDECSRRYNTILKADVPEAIEAISKGVPKFGEDGVIDAGVEAAVCEGDFKGKSPLTSLTKSMQKVSNVARAIVRMLL; encoded by the exons ATGAagatggtggtggtgatgatgatcATGATGGTAATGGCGATGGTGAGTGAAGCGAATATGATAGAGCAGACATGCAAAGAGACACCAGATTTCAATCTCTGCGTCTCTCTCCTCGACTCCGACCCACGTGGCTCCTCTGCCGACACCTCTGGCCTCGCTCTTATCCTCGTCGATAAAATCAAG GGGTTGGCGACGAAGACCTTGAAAGAAATCAACACTCTATATAAAAAGAGACCGGAACTGAAACAGGCTTTAGACGAATGTAGTCGAAGATACAACACGATCTTAAAGGCTGATGTTCCCGAAGCCATTGAAGCTATATCTAAAGGAGTTCCGAAGTTCGGTGAAGACGGTGTGATCGATGCTGGTGTGGAAGCTGCAGTATGTGAAGGAGATTTTAAAGGGAAATCTCCGTTGACTAGTTTGACCAAATCAATGCAAAAAGTCTCTAATGTGGCTAGAGCCATTGTGAGAATGTTGCtttga
- the LOC106346396 gene encoding probable 3-hydroxyisobutyrate dehydrogenase-like 1, mitochondrial yields MPLLLRRPLSPSLVSSFFLRRRSMSSKSDPISPSNTRIGWIGTGVMGRSMCGHLIKAGYSVTVFNRTISKAQPLLAMGANLAASPNSLASQSDVVFSIVGYPSDVRRVLLDPNSGALSGLSPGGVLVDMTTSEPSLAEEISKSASSAGCFSVDAPVSGGDLGAKNGKLSIFAGGDEATVKRLDPLFRLMGKVNFMGGSGKGQFAKLANQITIASTMVGLVEGIVYAHKAGLDVRKFLEAISTGAAGSKSIDLYGERILKRDFDPGFYVDHFVKDLGICLNECQRMGLALPGLALAQQLYLSLKAHGEGGLGTQALILALERLNNVSVQPSV; encoded by the coding sequence ATGCCACTGCTCCTCCGCCGACCCCTCTCCCCCTCCCTCGTCTCCTCCTTCTTCCTCCGCCGCCGCTCAATGTCTTCCAAATCCGATCCAATCAGCCCCTCCAACACCCGAATCGGCTGGATCGGAACCGGCGTCATGGGCCGGTCAATGTGCGGACACCTAATCAAAGCCGGATACTCCGTCACCGTCTTCAACCGCACAATCTCCAAAGCCCAGCCTCTCCTCGCCATGGGCGCTAACCTCGCCGCCTCGCCGAACTCCCTCGCTTCCCAATCCGACGTCGTCTTCTCCATCGTCGGCTACCCCTCCGACGTCCGCCGCGTCCTCCTCGATCCAAACTCCGGCGCCTTATCCGGCCTCTCTCCCGGCGGCGTCCTCGTCGACATGACCACCTCCGAGCCTTCTCTAGCCGAGGAGATCTCCAAATCAGCTTCCTCCGCGGGCTGCTTCTCAGTCGACGCTCCCGTCTCCGGCGGAGACCTCGGCGCTAAAAACGGGAAGCTCTCGATCTTCGCCGGGGGAGACGAAGCAACGGTGAAGCGTCTGGATCCATTGTTTCGTTTAATGGGGAAAGTCAACTTCATGGGAGGGAGCGGGAAGGGGCAGTTCGCTAAGCTAGCGAATCAGATCACGATCGCTTCGACGATGGTGGGGCTCGTCGAAGGGATCGTGTACGCTCACAAGGCCGGGCTCGATGTGAGGAAGTTTCTAGAAGCGATTTCGACCGGAGCCGCGGGTTCGAAGTCGATAGATTTGTATGGGGAGAGGATTCTCAAGAGGGATTTCGATCCGGGGTTCTATGTGGATCATTTCGTTAAGGATTTGGGGATTTGTTTGAACGAGTGTCAGAGGATGGGGTTGGCTTTGCCTGGGCTGGCTCTTGCGCAGCAGCTTTACTTGTCTCTCAAGGCACATGGTGAAGGTGGTCTTGGAACTCAAGCTCTCATCTTGGCTCTTGAGCGACTTAATAATGTCTCTGTTCAACCAAGTGTCtga
- the LOC106349743 gene encoding probable LRR receptor-like serine/threonine-protein kinase At1g07650 has translation MISWLSKYCIIILFTLIFHGRLGFSDNNKLHEAEVRALKEIGKKLGKKDWDFNKDPCSGQGSWVVTTYTSKEFESNITCDCSFLPLNSSCHVIRIALKSQNLTGIVPPEFSKLRHLKVLDLSRNYLTGSIPKEWASMRVEDLSFMGNRLSGPFPKVLTRLTTLRNLSLEGNLFSGQIPPEIKRMIHLERLHLPSNAFTGPLPKELALLQNLTDMRISDNNFTGRIPDFIGNWTSIMKLQLHGSGLDGPIPSSISALTSLTDLRISDLGGKPSPFPPLNNLDSIKTLILRKCNLNGEIPKYIGKLKKLKTLDLSFNQLTGEIPSTFENMKKADFIYLTGNKLTGAIPSYFVNKNKNVDVSYNSFTDASTITGSKCSDVTSNWVESFSTGNKSRKESSCYLHHIPCRLPKRDHKYNLYINCGGGELKVDKGTTYEADQNSKGPSMFFSVNHWAYSSTGNFMDNDDDADDYIVQNTSRLTVNASSPSFGLYRTARVSPSSLTYYGLCLGNGNYTVHLHFAEITFTDDKTLYSLGKRLFDIYLQDKLVIKNFNIQEAASGSGKPVIKSFRVNVTDHNVKIGLRWAGKGTTGIPIRGVYGPMISAISVEPNFKPPVYHDKKEIILKAGIPVAAALLLLLIFGIFLKKRLDKNAIDKELRNLDLQTGSFTLRQIKAATDNFDATLKIGEGGFGSVYKGVLSEGKLIAVKQLSAKSRQGNREFVNEIGMISALQHPNLVKLYGCCVEGNQLILVYEYLENNCLSRALFGKDVSARLKLDWSTRKKICLGIAKGLTFLHEESRIKIVHRDIKASNVLLDKDLNAKISDFGLAKLNDDGNTHISTRIAGTVGYMAPEYAMRGYLTEKADVYSFGVVALEIVSGKSNTNFRPSEEFVYLLDWAYVLQEKGCLLELVDPTLASDYSEEEAMLMLNVALMCTNASPTLRPTMSQVVSLLEGKTAMQELLSDPSFSTVNPKLKALRNHFWQNEFSRTLSFSTTSGPKTASANSQLDAEEKTGLLD, from the exons TGAGAGCACTAAAGGAGATAGGGAAAAAGCTAGGGAAGAAAGACTGGGACTTCAACAAAGATCCATGTAGTGGTCAAGGCAGCTGGGTTGTTACCACTTACACGTCCAAAGAGTTTGAGAGTAATATCACTTGCGATTGCTCCTTTCTTCCTCTGAACTCATCTTGCCATGTCATCAGAAT AGCTCTGAAGTCGCAGAACTTAACAGGCATTGTCCCTCCTGAGTTCTCCAAGCTTCGTCACCTCAAAGTTTT AGACCTTAGCCGTAACTATCTGACTGGTTCCATTCCAAAGGAATGGGCTTCTATGCGCGTAGAAGATTT ATCTTTCATGGGGAACAGATTGTCTGGTCCATTCCCCAAAGTCCTAACTCGCCTTACAACGCTCAGAAACTT GAGTCTCGAAGGAAATCTGTTTTCAGGACAAATCCCTCCTGAGATTAAAAGGATGATTCATTTGGAGAGACT TCATCTTCCTTCAAATGCTTTCACTGGCCCGTTGCCTAAAGAACTTGCACTGCTCCAGAACTTGACTGATAT GAGGATAAGTGATAATAACTTTACTGGCCGGATACCAGATTTTATCGGCAATTGGACAAGTATAATGAAACT GCAGTTGCATGGTTCAGGTTTGGATGGTCCGATACCTTCTAGTATTTCAGCCTTAACCAGCTTGACCGACCT GAGGATTAGCGACTTAGGAGGCAAACCGTCTCCTTTCCCTCCATTGAATAACTTGGACTCTATCAAGACACT GATACTGAGAAAATGCAATTTAAATGGTGAAATTCCAAAGTATATTGGGAAGCTAAAGAAGCTTAAAACACT TGACCTCAGCTTCAACCAGCTAACTGGCGAGATTCCTTCAACGTTTGAAAATATGAAGAAAGCCGATTTCAT TTACTTGACAGGAAACAAGCTGACAGGAGCTATTCCAAGCTACTTcgttaataaaaacaaaaacgt TGATGTTTCTTACAACAGCTTTACTGATGCAAGTACAATTACCGGGAGTAAATGCAGCGATGTTACCTC TAATTGGGTGGAAAGCTTCTCCACGGGGAATAAATC ACGCAAGGAATCATCATGTTACCTTCATCACATCCCTTGTCGTCTCCCTAAGAGAGATC ataaGTATAACTTGTACATAAACTGTGGAGGAGGAGAACTTAAAGTGGATAAAGGAACAACATATGAAGCTGACCAAAACTCCAAAGGTCCTTCTATGTTCTTCAGTGTCAATCACTGGGCGTATAGCAGCACTGGGAACTTCATGGacaatgatgatgatgctgatgATTACATTGTACAGAACACATCCAGATTGACAGTTAATGCTTCCTCTCCCAGCTTTGGACTTTACAGGACAGCTAGAGTCTCTCCGTCATCGCTAACTTACTATGGACTCTGCCTTGGAAATGGTAACTACACTGTACACCTTCACTTCGCTGAGATCACCTTCACCGATGACAAGACTCTTTACAGCCTCGGCAAACGTTTGTTCGATATTTATCTTCAG GATAAGTTGGTCATTAAGAACTTCAACATTCAAGAAGCAGCTAGTGGATCAGGTAAGCCAGTCATAAAATCCTTTCGGGTAAATGTAACGGACCACAATGTGAAGATTGGCTTGAGGTGGGCGGGGAAAGGGACAACAGGCATTCCTATTAGAGGAGTTTATGGTCCTATGATATCAGCTATATCAGTGGAAccaa ATTTCAAACCTCCTGTGTATCATGACAAGAAAGAGATCATACTAAAAGCAGGGATACCTGTTGCAGCAGCACTTCTTTTATTGCTCATATTTGGTATATTCTTGAAGAAAAGACTTGACAAAAATGCTATTGACAAAG AGCTAAGGAATTTAGATCTTCAAACCGGAAGTTTCACTCTGCGACAGATAAAAGCAGCCACTGATAATTTCGATGCAACATTGAAGATTGGTGAAGGTGGATTTGGCTCTGTGTACAAG GGTGTATTGTCAGAAGGAAAGTTGATTGCAGTAAAACAATTGTCTGCAAAATCAAGGCAGGGAAACCGCGAGTTTGTAAATGAGATAGGAATGATCTCAGCTCTACAACATCCAAATCTTGTGAAGCTATATGGTTGCTGTGTTGAAGGAAACCAGTTGATATTGGTGTATGAGTATTTGGAGAACAACTGTCTATCTCGTGCTCTCTTTG GAAAGGATGTGAGTGCTAGGCTGAAACTAGACTGGTCAACGAGGAAGAAGATTTGTTTGGGGATAGCTAAAGGACTTACATTTCTCCACGAAGAGTCTAGGATAAAGATTGTACACAGAGATATAAAGGCGAGCAACGTGTTACTCGATAAGGATCTCAACGCCAAGATCTCCGACTTTGGTTTGGCGAAGCTGAACGATGATGGAAACACTCACATCAGCACTCGTATTGCAGGAACTGT AGGTTATATGGCTCCAGAATACGCCATGCGTGGTTACTTGACTGAGAAAGCAGATGTTTATAGCTTTGGCGTCGTTGCACTCGAGATCGTAAGTGGGAAGAGTAACACAAACTTTAGGCCAAGCGAGGAGTTCGTTTACCTTCTTGATTGG GCTTACGTTTTGCAAGAGAAGGGATGTTTACTAGAGCTGGTTGATCCGACGTTAGCCTCTGATtactcagaagaagaagccatgcTGATGTTGAACGTGGCGTTGATGTGCACCAACGCGTCACCGACGCTAAGGCCTACGATGTCTCAAGTGGTGAGTCTGTTAGAGGGAAAGACAGCGATGCAAGAGTTGCTGTCGGATCCTAGCTTCTCAACGGTTAACCCGAAGCTTAAAGCATTGAGGAACCATTTTTGGCAGAACGAGTTTAGCCGAACGCTTAGCTTCTCTACTACAAGCGGGCCTAAAACTGCCTCTGCCAATTCACAACTTGATGCTGAGGAGAAGACTGGActtttggattaa